A window from Sphingopyxis alaskensis RB2256 encodes these proteins:
- a CDS encoding DSD1 family PLP-dependent enzyme — protein MTSDRLLHDALIGRQGSRADLNTPVLILDREALDRNIARMAALTKAAGVALRPHAKTHKSVDIARRQLDAGAVGVCCAKIGEAEILADGGITGILITSPVAAPAAIARLAKLAARAEGLMAVVDHPAVAVRVDAALAVEGARLDVIIDIDPGIARTGVASAEAAVALAQTIDALPGLAWRGVQYYCGSQQHIESYAERRAAIIERTDYLQGVIAALADAGFAPPIVTGSGTGTHRIDLDLGVFTELQAGSYVFMDKQYLDCELAEGEAAPFEVALAVDARVVSANHSGLVTIDAGFKSLSTDGGVAAVRRGAPETAFFAFMGDEHAALIAPGIGDMLHPGDPVSLTVPHCDPTVNLYDHYHVVDGDTLIDIWPVSARGCAR, from the coding sequence ATGACGAGCGACCGCCTCCTGCACGACGCGCTGATCGGTCGGCAGGGGAGCCGCGCCGACCTCAACACCCCGGTGCTGATTCTCGACCGCGAGGCGCTCGACCGCAACATCGCCCGCATGGCGGCGCTCACCAAGGCGGCGGGCGTCGCGCTGCGCCCCCATGCCAAAACGCATAAAAGCGTCGATATCGCGCGCCGCCAGCTCGATGCCGGGGCGGTCGGCGTCTGCTGCGCAAAGATCGGCGAGGCCGAAATACTGGCGGATGGCGGCATCACCGGCATCCTGATCACCTCGCCCGTCGCCGCCCCCGCCGCGATCGCGCGTCTTGCGAAACTGGCGGCGCGCGCCGAGGGGCTGATGGCGGTCGTCGATCATCCCGCGGTCGCCGTGCGCGTAGACGCGGCGCTTGCGGTCGAGGGTGCGCGGCTCGACGTCATCATCGACATTGACCCCGGCATCGCACGCACTGGCGTCGCGTCGGCCGAAGCGGCGGTCGCGCTCGCGCAGACGATCGACGCCTTGCCCGGCCTCGCCTGGCGCGGCGTGCAATATTATTGCGGGTCACAGCAGCATATCGAAAGCTATGCCGAACGCCGCGCCGCGATCATCGAGCGCACGGACTATTTGCAGGGGGTCATCGCCGCGCTGGCGGACGCCGGTTTCGCGCCACCGATCGTCACCGGGTCGGGCACCGGCACGCACCGCATCGACCTCGACCTCGGTGTCTTTACCGAGCTTCAGGCGGGCAGCTATGTCTTCATGGACAAGCAATATCTCGACTGCGAGCTGGCGGAGGGCGAAGCCGCGCCGTTCGAGGTCGCGCTCGCGGTCGATGCGCGCGTCGTCAGCGCCAACCACAGCGGCCTCGTCACGATCGACGCGGGTTTCAAGTCGCTCTCGACCGACGGCGGGGTGGCGGCGGTCCGGCGCGGCGCGCCCGAAACCGCCTTTTTCGCCTTCATGGGCGACGAACATGCCGCGCTCATCGCCCCCGGCATCGGCGACATGCTGCATCCCGGCGATCCCGTCAGCCTGACCGTGCCGCACTGCGACCCGACGGTGAACCTCTATGACCATTATCATGTCGTCGACGGCGACACGCTGATCGACATCTGGCCGGTCAGCGCCCGCGGCTGTGCGCGATGA